A genomic stretch from Thunnus maccoyii chromosome 19, fThuMac1.1, whole genome shotgun sequence includes:
- the LOC121886230 gene encoding inositol polyphosphate 5-phosphatase K isoform X1, with the protein MDHVQQKQISTDPCGPKVQHRPCAFNGPVLPPQLAIQKPPPISPSEVHKKQSGLSPVQAAVAPMKVTDQMQSGHAKSGSTPATLASISRPRPTALGTKPAPKPTRISLEPSKEIDLIPVCIPGPQSPNVLPHSPTQSSFPLHSPQRPHSPQPYLSPNASLSPKPSFSPQPQRSPSPVSTTQSQVQSEKTSGDNNDFRVYIVTWNVGSAVPPDDITSLFGPNVSDGSVDMFIIGLQEVNSMINKRLKDVLFSDQWTELCMDTLSPFGYVLVASQRMQGVLLLVFSKFCHLPFLRGVQRESTRTGLGGYWGNKGGVSARMTIFGHPVCFLNCHLPAHMRNLEQRMEDFESILQHQQFEGGTATGVLDHDVVFWFGDLNFRIEDYDIHVVKCAIDSSKLPLLWERDQLNMAKNTESILEGFMEGPLKFPPTYKFDVGTHTYDTSAKKRKPAWTDRILWRLRRTGSPVPTHNAALQRGLTSWLGGATKVTQHTYRSHMGYTISDHKPVSALFTLHFPFKVDMPLVELQVNKEWCKVSDATVRFTVASTYQRSSWDWVAIYKVGFRHHKDYQAYVWAKGEHVTQVTFSEEDLPRDDCEYILGYYSNNMNSIVGLSAPIQITIPVHSPTARRSDSSDLSSEDDSTLVLLAPDSRSPSPKTSKHHHSTRRSRSPAVPALSSKPLPSLQGLSLCPRSKDAQNRSRSPCSAAKKERLVSPDAIASPTISPLSPRSPVSPGGSVTVPEALIAAILGEHRPAQVSPTGVKQIGKAGETDTS; encoded by the exons ATGGATCACGTGCAGCAGAAACAAATCAGCACAGACCCTTGTGGTCCCAAAGTGCAACACAGACCCTGTGCATTCAATGGTCCAGTCTTACCTCCACAGCTCGCAATCCAGAAACCGCCTCCCATCAGCCCATCAGAGGTGCACAAGAAACAGTCTGGACTGAGCCCAGTTCAGGCTGCGGTTGCACCTATGAAAGTGACAGATCAAATGCAGTCAGGCCATGCAAAGTCTGGATCCACTCCAGCAACACTGGCTAGTATAAGTCGGCCCAGACCGACTGCTCTTGGGACTAAACCTGCTCCAAAGCCGACCCGAATCTCATTAGAACCCTCCAAGGAAATAGATTTGATTCCAGTTTGCATCCCAGGACCTCAGAGTCCCAACGTCCTGCCGCACTCCCCAACGCAGTCCTCCTTCCCTCTTCACAGTCCTCAACGTCCCCACAGCCCTCAGCCTTACCTGAGCCCCAATGCCAGCCTTAGCCCCAAACCCAGCTTCAGTCCTCAGCCACAGAGGAGCCCCTCACCTGTGAGCACCACACAGAGCCAAGTGCAGTCTGAAAAGACAAGTGGAGATAACAATGACTTCag GGTGTACATCGTCACATGGAACGTGGGCTCAGCTGTCCCGCCAGATGACATCACTTCTCTGTTCGGACCAAATGTTTCAGATGGGAGTGTTGACATGTTTATCATCGG ACTTCAGGAAGTAAATTCCATGATAAACAAGCGGCTGAAGGATGTTCTTTTCTCAGACCAGTGGACCGAGCTTTGCATGGACACACTCAGTCCCTTTGGATATGTTTTG GTGGCGTCCCAGCGAATGCAGggagtgctgctgctggtctTCTCTAAATTCTGCCATCTTCCATTTCTCAGAGGTGTGCAGAGAGAGAGTACACGCACAGGACTTGGGGGATATTGG GGGAACAAAGGCGGTGTCAGCGCGAGGATGACAATATTTGGCCACCCGGTGTGCTTCCTCAACTGTCACCTGCCAGCTCACATGAGGAACCTGGAGCAGCGGATGGAGGACTTTGAGAGTATCCTGCAGCACCAGCAGTTTGAAGGAGGGACGGCCACTGGTGTACTGGACCATGA TGTCGTGTTTTGGTTTGGGGATTTAAATTTCCGCATTGAAGACTATGACATCCATGTGGTGAAATGTGCCATCGACAGCAGTAAGCTGCCTCTGCTGTGGGAGCGAGATCAG CTCAACATGGCTAAAAACACAGAGTCCATCCTGGAAGGCTTCATGGAGGGACCACTAAAATTCCCACCTACTTATAAGTTTGATGTGGGCACTCACACGTACGACACCAG TGCTAAGAAGAGGAAGCCAGCCTGGACAGATCGCATCCTCTGGCGCCTCCGTCGCACTGGCTCCCCAGTTCCTACCCACAATGCAGCACTGCAGCGGGGTCTCACTTCGTGGTTGGGTGGGGCAACTAAAGTGACGCAGCACACGTACCGAAGTCACATGGGCTACACCATCAGTGACCACAAGcctgtttctgctctgtttACACTGCAT TTCCCATTCAAGGTGGATATGCCACTGGTGGAGCTGCAGGTAAACAAGGAGTGGTGTAAAGTCTCTGATGCCACAGTCAGGTTCACTGTGGCATCAACTTATCAGCGCAGCTCATGGGACTGGGTCGCGATATACAAG GTTGGATTTAGACATCACAAAGATTACCAGGCATACGTGTGGGCCAAGGGAGAGCATGTGACACAG GTGACATTTTCAGAGGAGGATTTGCCAAGAGATGATTGTGAATACATCCTGGGTTACTACAGTAATAATATGAACAGCATTGTTGGACTGTCAGCACCCATTCAG ATCACGATTCCAGTCCACAGCCCCACCGCGCGGCGCTCCGACAGCTCAGACTTAAGCTCTGAGGATGACAGCACCTTGGTTCTGCTGGCTCCAGACTCCCGCAGCCCGAGCCCTAAAACCAGCAAACACCACCATAGCACTCGCCGTAGCCGCAGCCCTGCTGTTCCAGCTCTTTCATCCAAACCCCTCCCGTCCCTGCAGGGCCTCAGCCTCTGCCCCCGCTCCAAAGATGCCCAGAATCGTAGTCGCTCACCCTGCTCTGCCGCTAAGAAGGAGCGACTGGTCTCCCCTGACGCTATTGCGTCTCCCACCATCAGCCCACTCAGTCCCCGAAGCCCCGTGTCTCCAGGTGGCAGCGTCACCGTACCAGAGGCTCTGATCGCTGCCATCTTAGGGGAACACAGACCAGCTCAGGTTAGCCCCACAGGGGTCAAACAGATAGGAAAAGCAGGGGAAACAGACACTTCATAG
- the LOC121886230 gene encoding phosphatidylinositol 4,5-bisphosphate 5-phosphatase A isoform X2 gives MDHVQQKQISTDPCGPKVQHRPCAFNGPVLPPQLAIQKPPPISPSEVHKKQSGLSPVQAAVAPMKVTDQMQSGHAKSGSTPATLASISRPRPTALGTKPAPKPTRISLEPSKEIDLIPVCIPGPQSPNVLPHSPTQSSFPLHSPQRPHSPQPYLSPNASLSPKPSFSPQPQRSPSPVSTTQSQVQSEKTSGDNNDFRVYIVTWNVGSAVPPDDITSLFGPNVSDGSVDMFIIGLQEVNSMINKRLKDVLFSDQWTELCMDTLSPFGYVLVASQRMQGVLLLVFSKFCHLPFLRGVQRESTRTGLGGYWGNKGGVSARMTIFGHPVCFLNCHLPAHMRNLEQRMEDFESILQHQQFEGGTATGVLDHDVVFWFGDLNFRIEDYDIHVVKCAIDSSKLPLLWERDQLNMAKNTESILEGFMEGPLKFPPTYKFDVGTHTYDTSAKKRKPAWTDRILWRLRRTGSPVPTHNAALQRGLTSWLGGATKVTQHTYRSHMGYTISDHKPVSALFTLHFPFKVDMPLVELQVNKEWCKVSDATVRFTVASTYQRSSWDWVAIYKVGFRHHKDYQAYVWAKGEHVTQVTFSEEDLPRDDCEYILGYYSNNMNSIVGLSAPIQVSV, from the exons ATGGATCACGTGCAGCAGAAACAAATCAGCACAGACCCTTGTGGTCCCAAAGTGCAACACAGACCCTGTGCATTCAATGGTCCAGTCTTACCTCCACAGCTCGCAATCCAGAAACCGCCTCCCATCAGCCCATCAGAGGTGCACAAGAAACAGTCTGGACTGAGCCCAGTTCAGGCTGCGGTTGCACCTATGAAAGTGACAGATCAAATGCAGTCAGGCCATGCAAAGTCTGGATCCACTCCAGCAACACTGGCTAGTATAAGTCGGCCCAGACCGACTGCTCTTGGGACTAAACCTGCTCCAAAGCCGACCCGAATCTCATTAGAACCCTCCAAGGAAATAGATTTGATTCCAGTTTGCATCCCAGGACCTCAGAGTCCCAACGTCCTGCCGCACTCCCCAACGCAGTCCTCCTTCCCTCTTCACAGTCCTCAACGTCCCCACAGCCCTCAGCCTTACCTGAGCCCCAATGCCAGCCTTAGCCCCAAACCCAGCTTCAGTCCTCAGCCACAGAGGAGCCCCTCACCTGTGAGCACCACACAGAGCCAAGTGCAGTCTGAAAAGACAAGTGGAGATAACAATGACTTCag GGTGTACATCGTCACATGGAACGTGGGCTCAGCTGTCCCGCCAGATGACATCACTTCTCTGTTCGGACCAAATGTTTCAGATGGGAGTGTTGACATGTTTATCATCGG ACTTCAGGAAGTAAATTCCATGATAAACAAGCGGCTGAAGGATGTTCTTTTCTCAGACCAGTGGACCGAGCTTTGCATGGACACACTCAGTCCCTTTGGATATGTTTTG GTGGCGTCCCAGCGAATGCAGggagtgctgctgctggtctTCTCTAAATTCTGCCATCTTCCATTTCTCAGAGGTGTGCAGAGAGAGAGTACACGCACAGGACTTGGGGGATATTGG GGGAACAAAGGCGGTGTCAGCGCGAGGATGACAATATTTGGCCACCCGGTGTGCTTCCTCAACTGTCACCTGCCAGCTCACATGAGGAACCTGGAGCAGCGGATGGAGGACTTTGAGAGTATCCTGCAGCACCAGCAGTTTGAAGGAGGGACGGCCACTGGTGTACTGGACCATGA TGTCGTGTTTTGGTTTGGGGATTTAAATTTCCGCATTGAAGACTATGACATCCATGTGGTGAAATGTGCCATCGACAGCAGTAAGCTGCCTCTGCTGTGGGAGCGAGATCAG CTCAACATGGCTAAAAACACAGAGTCCATCCTGGAAGGCTTCATGGAGGGACCACTAAAATTCCCACCTACTTATAAGTTTGATGTGGGCACTCACACGTACGACACCAG TGCTAAGAAGAGGAAGCCAGCCTGGACAGATCGCATCCTCTGGCGCCTCCGTCGCACTGGCTCCCCAGTTCCTACCCACAATGCAGCACTGCAGCGGGGTCTCACTTCGTGGTTGGGTGGGGCAACTAAAGTGACGCAGCACACGTACCGAAGTCACATGGGCTACACCATCAGTGACCACAAGcctgtttctgctctgtttACACTGCAT TTCCCATTCAAGGTGGATATGCCACTGGTGGAGCTGCAGGTAAACAAGGAGTGGTGTAAAGTCTCTGATGCCACAGTCAGGTTCACTGTGGCATCAACTTATCAGCGCAGCTCATGGGACTGGGTCGCGATATACAAG GTTGGATTTAGACATCACAAAGATTACCAGGCATACGTGTGGGCCAAGGGAGAGCATGTGACACAG GTGACATTTTCAGAGGAGGATTTGCCAAGAGATGATTGTGAATACATCCTGGGTTACTACAGTAATAATATGAACAGCATTGTTGGACTGTCAGCACCCATTCAG GTGTCTGTATGA
- the smtna gene encoding smoothelin, translated as MESKPDGGPAVPNIPSGSFTSEELAAIEDEEVLNKMLDSTVDFEQRRMIRAALRDLLKKKRDKREQERGSRQQDLKQQGLSKGGTTSGVVSIGRASMNQQPPKNKPSGLPSPSASTPFNMTVGSKAGSAGATPPTSPSSTAPNVKNVKQMLLDWCRAKTEPYEGVDIQNFSSSWRDGIAFCALVHRFFPDAFEYSILNPYAPRENFQLAFSTAERLAGCPPLLDADDLVRMKEPDWKCVYTYIQEFYRCLVEKGLVKTKKRA; from the exons ATGGAGTCAAAACCTGACGGTGGACCAGCAGTGCCCAACATTCCCTCTGGCTCGTTTACCAGTGAAGAATTGGCTGCTATTGAGGATGAAGAGGTTCTCAACAAGATG ctGGACAGTACAGTAGATTTTGAACAGAGGCGAATGATTCGTGCTGCGTTAAGGGACCTGCTCAAGAAAAAGAGAG ATAAACGGGAGCAGGAGCGAGGGTCCAGGCAGCAGGACTTGAAACAGCAGGGTCTGAGCAAAGGAGGAACAACAAGTGGAGTTGTTAGCATAGGAAGAGCGTCCATGAACCAGCAGCCACCAAAAAACA AGCCGTCAGGCCTGCCGTCTCCATCAGCCTCCACTCCCTTCAACATGACAGTGGGCAG CAAGGCTGGCTCAGCTGGAGCCACACCCCCGACATCTCCTTCCTCTACAGCACccaatgttaaaaatgtcaaacaaatgcTTCTGGACTGGTGCAGGGCCAAAACAGAGCCATATGAG GGCGTAGACATCCAGAACTTCTCCTCCAGTTGGAGAGACGGCATAGCCTTCTGCGCCTTGGTGCACCGTTTCTTCCCTGACGCGTTCGAGTACTCCATCCTCAATCCTTATGCGCCCAGGGAAAACTTCCAGCTGGCTTTCAGCACTGCAGA GAGGCTGGCAGGCTGCCCCCCTCTGCTGGATGCAGACGATTTAGTCCGGATGAAAGAGCCTGACTGGAAGTGTGTGTATACTTACATCCAGGAGTTCTACCGCTGCCTGGTGGAAAAGGGCTTGGTCAAAACCAAGAAGCGAGCATAG
- the slc35e4 gene encoding solute carrier family 35 member E4 isoform X1 gives MTLRCLTASAWMTDRRTDGDLGDAARLCHCCQGTRRRTREDNDTNMINADGFSKCEATLQQRGRRRPPAEMLHLLSAVIVWLVTGTTISSLNKWIFAVYNFRYPLLLSALHMLTAIVVDYGLIKLQVIRHRGAGEQDLTPSAKCKVFLLSLTFCASIAFGNMGLNYVQLSFAQMIYTTTPLFTLAISTLILGKQHHILKYTAMMPICLGASFSIMGEVQFDQTGCFFVFAATMLRGVKTIQQSILLQEEKINSVFLLYLMSIPSFCILAVAALALENWALLESPLHYDRHLWVFILLSCLGSVMYNLASCCVITLTSAVTLHILGNLSVVGNLLLSQLLFGSELSTLSCAGAVLTLSGMLIYQNSEFIVSYLDARKAKAKGSGQAEFDTTRGEDKASASEPTYHPQRTDGKQDDKTD, from the exons ATGACACTGAGGTGCTTGACCGCCTCAGCTTGGATGACTGACCGACGGACGGACGGAGATTTGGGAGATGCTGCCAGACTGTGTCACTGCTGTCAAGGTACTCGTCGAAGAACAAG AGAGGACAATGATACGAACATGATCAACGCCGATGGCTTCTCAAAATGCGAGGCGACTCTGCAACAGAGAGGCAGGAGGAGGCCACCCGCAGAGATGCTCCatctgctgtcagctgtcattgtTTGGCTGGTGACCGGCACCACCATCTCCAGCCTCAACAAATGGATATTTGCCGTTTACAACTTCAGGTAccctctgctgctgtcagctctGCACATGCTGACAGCCATAGTGGTGGACTATGGGCTGATCAAGCTGCAAGTGATACGCCACAGAGGGGCTGGAGAGCAGGACTTGACCCCCAGCGCAAAGTGTAAGGTGTTCCTgttgagtttgacattttgtgccAGTATCGCCTTTGGGAACATGGGTCTGAACTATGTCCAGCTGTCATTTGCACAAATGATTTATACCACTACCCCGCTCTTCACTCTGGCTATCTCCACGCTGATCCTGGGCAAGCAGCATCACATCCTCAAATATACAGCCATGATGCCCATCTGCCTGGGCGCCTCCTTCAGCATCATGGGAGAAGTCCAGTTCGATCAGACTGGCTGCTTCTTTGTGTTTGCAGCGACTATGCTGCGGGGTGTCAAGACCATTCAGCAGA GTATTTTACTCCAGGAGGAGAAAATCAACTCTGTGTTCCTGCTCTACCTGATGTCCATTCCTAGCTTCTGCATCTTAGCTGTGGCGGCTCTGGCCTTAGAGAACTGGGCTCTGCTGGAGTCGCCGCTCCATTACGACCGCCACCTGTGGGTCTTCATCTTGCTCAGCTGTCTTGGCTCAGTCATGTACAACTTGGCCAGCTGCTGCGTCATCACGCTCACCTCCGCTGTCACTCTGCATATCCTCGGCAACCTGAGCGTGGTGGGGAACCTGCTGTTGTCTCAGCTGCTTTTCGGCAGCGAGCTGTCCACCCTCAGCTGCGCCGGTGCCGTGCTGACGTTATCCGGCATGCTCATTTATCAGAACTCAGAGTTCATCGTCAGCTACCTGGACGCACGCAAGGCCAAAGCGAAAGGGTCCGGGCAGGCGGAGTTTGACACTACGCGCGGGGAGGACAAAGCTAGTGCATCTGAACCAACATATCATCCTCAGAGAACAGACGGGAAACAGGACGACAAGACAGACTGA
- the slc35e4 gene encoding solute carrier family 35 member E4 isoform X2, translating into MINADGFSKCEATLQQRGRRRPPAEMLHLLSAVIVWLVTGTTISSLNKWIFAVYNFRYPLLLSALHMLTAIVVDYGLIKLQVIRHRGAGEQDLTPSAKCKVFLLSLTFCASIAFGNMGLNYVQLSFAQMIYTTTPLFTLAISTLILGKQHHILKYTAMMPICLGASFSIMGEVQFDQTGCFFVFAATMLRGVKTIQQSILLQEEKINSVFLLYLMSIPSFCILAVAALALENWALLESPLHYDRHLWVFILLSCLGSVMYNLASCCVITLTSAVTLHILGNLSVVGNLLLSQLLFGSELSTLSCAGAVLTLSGMLIYQNSEFIVSYLDARKAKAKGSGQAEFDTTRGEDKASASEPTYHPQRTDGKQDDKTD; encoded by the exons ATGATCAACGCCGATGGCTTCTCAAAATGCGAGGCGACTCTGCAACAGAGAGGCAGGAGGAGGCCACCCGCAGAGATGCTCCatctgctgtcagctgtcattgtTTGGCTGGTGACCGGCACCACCATCTCCAGCCTCAACAAATGGATATTTGCCGTTTACAACTTCAGGTAccctctgctgctgtcagctctGCACATGCTGACAGCCATAGTGGTGGACTATGGGCTGATCAAGCTGCAAGTGATACGCCACAGAGGGGCTGGAGAGCAGGACTTGACCCCCAGCGCAAAGTGTAAGGTGTTCCTgttgagtttgacattttgtgccAGTATCGCCTTTGGGAACATGGGTCTGAACTATGTCCAGCTGTCATTTGCACAAATGATTTATACCACTACCCCGCTCTTCACTCTGGCTATCTCCACGCTGATCCTGGGCAAGCAGCATCACATCCTCAAATATACAGCCATGATGCCCATCTGCCTGGGCGCCTCCTTCAGCATCATGGGAGAAGTCCAGTTCGATCAGACTGGCTGCTTCTTTGTGTTTGCAGCGACTATGCTGCGGGGTGTCAAGACCATTCAGCAGA GTATTTTACTCCAGGAGGAGAAAATCAACTCTGTGTTCCTGCTCTACCTGATGTCCATTCCTAGCTTCTGCATCTTAGCTGTGGCGGCTCTGGCCTTAGAGAACTGGGCTCTGCTGGAGTCGCCGCTCCATTACGACCGCCACCTGTGGGTCTTCATCTTGCTCAGCTGTCTTGGCTCAGTCATGTACAACTTGGCCAGCTGCTGCGTCATCACGCTCACCTCCGCTGTCACTCTGCATATCCTCGGCAACCTGAGCGTGGTGGGGAACCTGCTGTTGTCTCAGCTGCTTTTCGGCAGCGAGCTGTCCACCCTCAGCTGCGCCGGTGCCGTGCTGACGTTATCCGGCATGCTCATTTATCAGAACTCAGAGTTCATCGTCAGCTACCTGGACGCACGCAAGGCCAAAGCGAAAGGGTCCGGGCAGGCGGAGTTTGACACTACGCGCGGGGAGGACAAAGCTAGTGCATCTGAACCAACATATCATCCTCAGAGAACAGACGGGAAACAGGACGACAAGACAGACTGA